Proteins from a genomic interval of Lactococcus protaetiae:
- a CDS encoding amino acid ABC transporter ATP-binding protein: MGINTQIEVTDLHKYYGKNEVLKGISTKFEKGDVVCIIGPSGSGKSTFLRTLNGLEAATSGDIIVDGFNLTDKNTNLNLVRQNIGMVFQQFNLFPNMTVIQNITYAPVELKKVTKDEAEEKALKLLETVGLLDKKDAMPEMLSGGQKQRVAIARALAMNPDVMLFDEPTSALDPEMVGDVLAVMQKLAEDGMTMLIVTHEMGFARKVANRVIFTDGGVILEDGTPEELFDHPKHPRLQDFLSKVLNA, from the coding sequence ATGGGAATTAATACTCAAATCGAAGTCACTGACCTTCACAAATATTATGGGAAAAATGAAGTCTTAAAAGGAATTAGCACAAAATTTGAAAAGGGTGATGTTGTCTGTATCATCGGTCCTTCAGGTTCTGGAAAGTCTACTTTTTTACGAACTTTAAATGGTCTTGAAGCAGCCACTTCTGGCGACATCATCGTTGACGGTTTCAATCTGACAGATAAAAATACTAATCTTAATCTTGTGCGGCAAAATATCGGGATGGTTTTTCAACAGTTTAATCTTTTCCCTAATATGACAGTGATACAAAACATCACTTATGCACCTGTTGAACTAAAAAAGGTAACTAAAGATGAGGCCGAAGAAAAAGCTTTAAAATTGCTTGAAACGGTTGGTCTTTTAGACAAAAAAGATGCAATGCCCGAAATGTTATCTGGCGGTCAAAAACAACGTGTTGCTATCGCGCGAGCGCTCGCAATGAATCCTGATGTTATGCTCTTTGATGAACCAACATCTGCACTAGATCCTGAAATGGTTGGTGATGTCCTTGCAGTAATGCAAAAACTTGCAGAAGATGGAATGACAATGCTCATTGTTACTCATGAAATGGGATTTGCGCGAAAAGTTGCCAATCGTGTTATTTTCACAGACGGTGGTGTTATCCTTGAAGATGGTACACCTGAAGAATTATTTGACCATCCAAAACATCCGCGCTTACAAGATTTCTTATCCAAAGTACTTAACGCTTAA
- a CDS encoding lectin-like domain-containing protein, producing MDKYRYSSNEFYLPFSVSLVNNQSKAAGYALFNGAIDMSRTVSFSGVFSLRAHSGTNPFAAGDSLGFILTPKSTDFIANNLKTNVSADGTSNVVGKYLGIGGLPDSIFVGRDLYQNSDVDLDGAGTENAASNNIAIRQTDSNGTLITKDYATASAPDSGATVTENMEIEWQPDSVSAGENTVTGVLTYTISPVGGGNATSLSETVSVNRSMSLGIIGATGGNYGALSYSSANGDFNAYKGTQSVQVNYLEQETGQSIVNALPSTILANVGDKLTVFGKQLRDTVDVNTYSYLAPEISGYIFVSANPVVVANNDSVNNVINVYYKKMPIGKAHFSYQYDSDVTDRSVVLPSIDDTQGEVNTAVAMPELPNLSVNYFISKVVTADGQQYATLKDALADAKYTNEELQFTLIVSKVAAPATSDKGSNEVNSKKDIKNEQAKQKPKKSTTVAGPEKKQSTKEKPTKENNESKSKSKDIKLPLTPPLAPSTLKPKLPRSSDAAAIKTLVEQSEASAHNLKVKVAGTAGLFAGGAVAFGTLTGLGKFAKLWKILKK from the coding sequence ATGGACAAATATAGGTACAGCTCAAACGAATTCTACCTCCCCTTTTCAGTGAGTTTGGTAAATAATCAGTCAAAAGCTGCAGGCTATGCACTATTTAATGGTGCAATTGATATGTCTCGGACAGTTAGTTTTTCAGGAGTGTTTTCTTTACGTGCTCATTCTGGTACAAATCCATTTGCTGCAGGAGACTCATTGGGATTCATCTTGACACCAAAGTCTACAGATTTTATAGCGAATAACTTGAAAACAAATGTTAGTGCGGATGGAACTTCAAATGTTGTTGGGAAATATTTGGGTATTGGGGGCTTACCAGACTCAATCTTTGTAGGTAGAGATTTGTATCAAAACTCTGATGTAGATTTGGACGGAGCTGGTACAGAAAATGCAGCATCTAATAATATTGCAATTCGTCAGACGGATAGTAATGGAACGTTAATTACAAAAGACTATGCAACTGCTTCGGCACCTGATAGTGGTGCTACTGTTACTGAAAATATGGAAATAGAGTGGCAACCAGATTCTGTCAGTGCTGGCGAAAATACTGTGACGGGAGTGTTGACCTATACGATTTCGCCAGTAGGTGGAGGAAATGCTACATCACTTTCAGAAACGGTGTCTGTTAATCGTTCGATGTCACTTGGGATTATTGGAGCAACGGGTGGAAATTATGGAGCTCTGAGCTATTCAAGTGCTAATGGTGATTTTAATGCGTATAAAGGAACACAGAGTGTTCAGGTTAACTATCTTGAACAGGAAACAGGTCAATCTATAGTCAATGCTTTGCCTTCAACAATTTTAGCTAATGTGGGAGATAAACTTACAGTATTTGGTAAGCAGCTAAGAGATACTGTTGATGTAAACACCTATTCTTATCTTGCACCAGAAATTTCTGGCTATATATTTGTTTCTGCAAATCCAGTGGTTGTGGCGAACAATGATTCAGTGAATAATGTAATCAATGTTTATTATAAAAAGATGCCTATCGGGAAGGCACATTTTTCTTATCAATACGACTCTGATGTGACTGACCGTTCTGTTGTACTTCCTAGTATCGATGATACACAAGGTGAGGTAAATACTGCAGTTGCTATGCCCGAACTTCCTAATTTGTCAGTAAATTATTTTATATCAAAAGTAGTAACTGCTGATGGTCAGCAATATGCTACTTTAAAAGATGCACTCGCAGATGCGAAATACACAAATGAAGAGTTGCAGTTTACACTTATTGTTTCAAAAGTGGCTGCACCTGCGACAAGTGATAAAGGTTCAAATGAAGTGAACTCTAAAAAAGATATAAAGAATGAGCAAGCTAAACAGAAACCAAAAAAATCAACAACCGTAGCTGGACCAGAGAAAAAGCAAAGTACAAAAGAGAAACCAACTAAAGAAAACAATGAATCTAAGAGTAAATCTAAGGATATCAAGTTACCGCTGACACCACCGTTGGCACCATCAACTCTGAAACCTAAACTTCCTCGCTCATCAGATGCAGCAGCGATAAAAACTCTTGTTGAACAGTCGGAAGCTTCTGCACACAATTTGAAAGTAAAAGTGGCTGGGACAGCTGGATTATTTGCTGGTGGGGCAGTTGCTTTTGGAACACTTACAGGTCTAGGTAAGTTTGCTAAATTGTGGAAAATACTAAAAAAATAA
- a CDS encoding F0F1 ATP synthase subunit epsilon — MSENIMTLQVITPAGMVYDHHAIYITARTTNGEIGILPNMISTIAGLQIDELKVRRPDDEKHVDYIAVNGGIIEIKDSLVTIVADSAERNRDIDVSRAERAKIRAEKELEVAKAEKKSDEIKRAEVALHRALNRLNVSSHK; from the coding sequence ATGTCTGAAAACATTATGACGCTTCAAGTTATTACTCCTGCTGGAATGGTCTATGACCACCATGCAATATATATTACTGCTAGAACAACCAATGGTGAAATTGGTATTTTACCTAATATGATTTCTACAATTGCAGGTTTGCAAATTGATGAGCTAAAAGTTCGACGTCCGGATGATGAGAAGCATGTGGATTATATTGCAGTAAATGGTGGAATCATTGAAATTAAAGATAGTTTAGTAACAATTGTTGCAGATTCCGCTGAGCGTAATCGTGACATTGATGTTTCCCGCGCAGAGCGTGCTAAGATACGTGCGGAAAAAGAACTTGAAGTTGCCAAAGCTGAGAAAAAATCAGATGAAATTAAGCGTGCAGAAGTTGCACTTCATCGTGCATTGAATCGCTTAAACGTCTCATCACACAAGTAA